A stretch of DNA from Cottoperca gobio chromosome 18, fCotGob3.1, whole genome shotgun sequence:
TTAGGCAACTATAACGGAGGAAGGACTCTGAGATAAATGCTTGATGATGATCCCTTTAAATGATTGTGTACCAATGTTCTCACCATATGTAGAAGTGCTTTTTATATGACTTTGCTCCTAAGAAAGTGTTCTCCTGTGGTTCTTCAGCTGCTCTAGCAGAGCCATATGTCTGTTACGTGCTGGATGGTATCCTGTTTTTGTATGGTATCATCCTGACAGCTCTCTACTGCAGAATCAAGGTTTGCATGCTACATATTTGCATTTACAGAAACATATGTGAATCAAATGTATATCACAAATGATGtgcaatcattttaaatgggaaagaacattttattttttattgtctgACCAAAGAAAGTAATTCTGGTACATTATTAATGTTGATGTAAGCCATGGTGTCATCAGTAAAATGAAGCATACTACACATTCTGAAAGGGAAAAAAGTATCAAAGACATAAACTATCTTGCTAGAATACCTTAATATCCTATGCtgatgtactgtacagtattttcCAGTTcttattttagatttagttttttgattgtggaataattaacattttgctcccaaaataaaactcaacatGAGTCTGAGCTCGTTTGCTTTTTGACACGTAATGTACTAAGAACACGTATTGTTTTGGCCAGTAAACAGTGTTGAAGTTAATACAattctatatttaaaaaaaacaactgtaaaTGGATGGGAAAACTACAGTTTGACATGATAATTATAACTAATTAAACACTTCTGCAGATCTACAATGCTCAGCAGGCTGAAGCTGAGAAGCCAAAGGCCAAGCAGGTAAGaatacatacacactgtacCTGCGTGATTGAAatagacatgaagacatgagtTGTAGTCTAAAAttgatgtatatgtatacatatgttttatttttgttaagctatgattctgtctgtctgtctgtctgctttagTTATATTAGTCTTTTATTTCCTATTACCAGCCACAAACTGCACACAacctaaaacattttgacacacTCTTTGGCTCGTACTTCTCACATGGCTTGTTCTTCCTctttacacagagacacaatgtgtgttttattacttATGCTGTATCTAATATTGCTGTTTTCTACCCCTGACAGAATGCTGGTGAGGGCATCTATATGGTGAGTTTTGATGCCGTGAATAATGTAAAGGAAATGAAGGACAGATGATTTCTTAATAATTGTTGATAAAGTATATTCTACATTGAATTTAATAATTTTTACTCTCTGCTTTCCTTCCAGGGTTTGAATCCTTACACCGCGGACACTTATGAAACTATTGGAATGAAGAAGTGACACGATGAGCGACCAAGACAGacgttttcctttttgtttttgtatattaAATATTGCATATCTTACTCTGCTTAGATTTGGAGAGAATGTTGAGAGAATATTGCGTGCACCAGTGTtcatttccccttttcttttaGAAGCAGGGAAGCTGAGCCTAAGAcgggcaataaaaaaaaaaggttgccCTTGTTATTTTAAGCTATTCTTTTTACTGTTCTGTTgcacatatttaatttttatgCAAACATACTTAGAAAAATGCTTTACAAATATTATGTAATGCAATGCTTATAAACAAAAATTAAATGGatgttatattttgtatgtaaactgTCCAGCTAACTTcctcttttatatatattttttaagtattCTAGTTTTGTGCTTGATGGAAGACAGTGAATATAGTTAAAGCTATGTTCAATACTGAGAAGTGTCTCCTGCACACCACAGGATGGCAGTGATGGTGTCTTTGTTGAATTCCTTACCtgtccccccacccccccctcccaccccccacacacacacctctctctaaaataaatcaaataaataacacatactGCTGTTAAGTTTTGTATCTCAACTGCTGCCTGAAGGAAACGTAGAGCCgttaacaacaaacaaacacaaaaacaattaaatgtttaaCTTGCTTATTACataactttgtctttctttgatTTGCAGTTGTAAATTAGGGAAACTGTCTCCTagatattatgtttatataggGAGTGGTAAAAGGATTGTAATGTGGtcacgtgggggggggggggaagaatgcaggaaaacatactgtacaataatGTACAATTGATTTATGAGGTGGTTGTAGATTCAGTGTACCAAAAGTGGGCAAAAGTGAGGCTCACCTGGGCTAATATCCCTTTCAAAATTAAAAGATTAATTAGTTTTTCTCCTTTGGGAGGAggtaacttttgttttaatatcaGCCTAGTATAATATCCAATCTTTAAACGGGCTCTCCATGTCTGCTTTTCACCTGCCTCTCCTCTAAGCAGAGCAAGTAAAGACGAGAATATAACTGTCATGTTGCCTCAACCAAACCGGAAAAGTAACTTTTGGtggtgtgcacgtgtgtgtgtgtcagagagagagagagagagagagagagagagagagagagagagagagagagagagagagagagagagagagagagagaggaagagagacagagagagagacagagagacagagagagacagagagagaggaagggagggagagacagagagagagagagagagagagagagaagaggggtgTATCTCAAACAGGTGTATCCCAAACAGGTTAAGCTGCGCCTTCTTTTTTCTAATAAGCAAACATGATGGCGTGGGCTTGACAAGCCAAAACGTAACCAAGCTGAAAGGATTTACACTTTTCACTAGGACTGAGTTTATACAACTATAATATTTCTTTCCAGGGACGGGACTTTGGAAGTGTTCGAGGATGGAGTCATGAGTCTGCCTCAGTGCTTCATGCATGCCTGTCATTTAGGATACCTTTACCTGGATGAGCTTTATTTCAGCGCTGACCCAACTTGTGCACAGTTAACAGTAACTGCCGAGGAGAATGTCATCTCTGCTGAACagactgtctctgtgtctctgtgtcctccGGATCTTTGGTAAGAAAGCTTTACATGCAGAAGTGATATCATGAAGAAATATAGTATTCTTTTAATTCTTTACAGTATGTCTCCTGTCTTGTGTCGGATATGATATTCCTTCAGGGCCATAGTGTGCCTGTAATGACCTTATTGTAGGCTATTTTATGTGTATCTCCTAATATTTCTACAATACTTGTATACCTGTTCATAAAATGTGACCTATATTTGTATTGCTTATGAAAGCTGGGCTACAGTATATCATGGATATTCATACGCTAAGTTCTGTACGCTCTGTACTAGGGACCAGTTTGTCTGAACGATTGACTTTGCTGGAGCAGTTAAAGAAAACACTTGTCTGATATTTCTGGAAAAGCAGGTTATTGTTGATCAATTATCCTCCTCCTGTCTGATTCAGAGGaacttcgtgtgtgtgtgtgtgggtgtgtgtgtgttgcttaagcctaaatgtgtgtgtacatgttgtaAATGCAGTAGGTCTATGCATGTCAGCCTCAAACAATTGTTCAGTTCTACTGTATTGTTTTACACCATGTATTATTATGCATTAACCAGTGTACCAACATATTACTTACACAATGTCAGACAATGATTGATAGATACGAGTAAATACTTTTTCAAACCCATTCATAAAGGCAGGATTGGTTCTTATTCTAGTAATGCAGCACAGGCAGATTCCACAGTATGGCTTAAACCTCagcctgacaaacacacacacacacacacacacacacacacattcatggaaAAACACACCTGTCTGCAGAGTACACTCATCAGGTCTGCTGGTAAATGCATGAATCACCTACCTGCTGACATATCTAAACATATTCCGACACATTAGGTATTCAGTGCGAATCAACAGAATCACAAAGTTCACGTTGTTTTCATTCATGTTCTGGCCTTGTAACTTCACTTTCTATTTATCACCATGTTAACAGCTCTATAGTTGTATAGTCTATAGTTGTGCAATATCAGACTGACATTGCACAACTATGTatggattgtcatgacattTATGGTGCCGAGTGCATTAAACCCTAAGGATTCTGATATATTGCTGGACTTTTTCTCTTGCGTCACATGTGGTTCACATGGGTGGTTTTGAGTGATGTGTCTCAGcaactattgaatggattgccGTAAACATTCATGTCCCCCCTCAGGCTCTGGCAATcgcctatttttttttatctagtgCCATCATCAAGTTCAAATTCAAATCTGTCGATCTTTGATTTACGACCACATATCTGCCAAACtgatgacattcccatcaaccTCAGCTGGACTTCATGTTTAGTGCTGATTAGCAACTTTTTtgcatgctaaaatgctaagctaagatggtGTACATAGTAAACAATACAGCCTACCTGCTAAATGGCGTGGGGACGTGAGTTATTTAGCTCAAATCACTGCTGTGCTAGCAAGTACAATGTCACTATGAGCACGTTTCCATCCACCACTTTTTatgtgcaaattgaaaatgcgCATAAAGCCTGAGTGGATACGATTTTGAATTTGCAATATTTAGACAGAAACCACGCTATTGTTACAAGAAAACCACACGAATAGCAGTTCTCCTGCTATAACAATTCTGCCGCTAATACTTGATGCAACTGAAGGGTGACTATCAAAACTAGATCGTGACCAAACAATATTCAAACTGAAATGATAGACTTGAGAAAACAGATCCTGTCAGGAATCAGTAAAACCAAAGTACAATTGCTGTCTACAACACAATAACTGTATTGATTTAATAACAAACAGCCAGAATAGTGACCAGAGATAAATAAGAGGCTGATTTTCTACTGATTATAGGGGCCCTTATAGGGGTAACTGATGAAAAGGCCAGCCGTATTGTATTTCTTCCTACAAACACATGGTCTGTCATGTTGAGGATTGATACATCGTTAGTGTTTGGGAGTAATTCACCTgctgaaattaatttatttcatGCAAAGCTGTTTGATTTCAGTCTCAACAGGGTCATCGCAACCAAGAAATCACACCTTCTGAAAGAGAATCAATCACCAGCAACACAAGCCTGGTGCCAACAGCATCAACATAATAACATACTGTGACGATGAATCAGCTGTCCAGGCTTTTAGATGCCATAAGCAAACATTACACTTATTTGCATTGGCAGAACTTTCACAAAActgaattttatttttagtaGCGGTGCCAAGAGAAATATCCCTCTGAGAGATGCAGGTTGCAGGGATCAGGCTCAGCATATTccctaagtgtgtgtgcactttgaGATCGCTGCAGGAAAGCGAAGGATAATCTTACACATTGTATTTGGTCTCCATAAAACAGAAGTAGAGAGAACAACGAGAGAGATGCACGCACGGCGCTTGTGGTTTATAGAGTGacacacataatacacagtGTGCATATTTGATGTCTTGGATGTTTCCCGAGGCCTTGAACGTCTCGCTCTGTCCAGACACTGAGAGAACCCTTTATTAGTTTGCTTTGAAAGCTTATCTCGAACAACTAGTTAAGCGACATATCTTCAAGTGTACTTCGTCTGATAGAGAACTTGctcgctctccctcttttctgtcTTCACTGTGTGGACTCTACAAACCCTGTATGTGCTCCTCTTGCCTTGAAATTCAATTCTTGAAGTCAACATTTGAATTCTTATTTCATCTGAATAACTCTGTAGACACTTTTTGATTCAAAGCTAGAACACTGCGCAACTGTATCTCATGAAAACATAGGATTaatgaaactttaaaaaacaggatattaagagaagaagaacaataGCACTCTCATATCTgcctgttaaatatgaagctacggTTAGCTCAACTGTCTCTCCACACACCGCCAAGAAATAGTTTGGCTCGTAGCCAAGCTAACATTCTTTGCGTAAAGatatgctaattagcactagCGGTACTCTTGTCCCTAcgtaaatgtaatgttatagatgcattaatgtgttcatcacttaaatgttgcagctgcaaaaggtggagctcattttaactatATTATTCATCTGGGATCAAGTTTGGGAATTCATTTTAGCACAGCGCAATATTTGCCTCTTAGGATGGAGTGGAGTAGAAGTGTCAAgtagaagaaaatggaaatactcaagtacagaAAATTGAGTGCATGTACTAATTAGGATACTGTCtgtagtttcatatttagtggacatatatgacatatatactAAAACTtatcaagaaagcaaataagcagtatttcaaatgtttcctaaatCCTTAATTAACTTTAATGACAAAGAAGAAGCTCGGAccacttgttttttatttattctaccCAGCCTAGATAGCAATACACAAATAGCCTATGGCGATAGTTTAGTATAAGCCAGCTAAGATAAATGAGTTTGGCTTCTTCAGTGGGAAGTGCACATGCTTTTGTAATATTTGCTTCTTCCTTGTATCACtatgttctttttaaatttgaaaataaTCCAGAAGAGCAGTTTTCTTGTCTAGTAAATTTGTAAAATAGCAAATGGGATTATTTCTTGACCTGCTGTTGCAATTGTAAGGAACTACAGGTTCACGTtgtaggtcaaaggtcagggttaGAACTGGTAAACGTTGAACTCGGCGTCACTGGATTGCACGTTGAAACAAGCCAATTGCAGGTTCTTTCAAAGGACTGATTACGTGCGttgtatctctttctctctacatCCGTTATATTTCTTGAACACTCATTAGATGTAATTACTTAACTACCCCTCTCCTCCTTTAGTTACAGTGATACAGGGAGACTTTGTGGATCTCCCTCAGGATGATCCCATCCTGTCCTTGGCAGAGGATGAGACCGTCCTGCCCTGCCGCTACGAGCCAACTGGTGTCACTCTGGTGCAGGTCACCTGGTATAAGGAGAAATCAGATGGCACCAAGGAGCAGATCATCACTGCACACCATTCTAATGGACAGACAGGTCAGCTGGTACTGTGGCTTAGCTCAAGCTAAAAAAAAGTTTCACACTGAATAAGTGAGAAGTGTCTTCTTATCATAGCGCTCACTCTTTTATGCTCATTCCACCGAGCAGATATTCTCGCTCTATTACAAGTTGATTTTTCAGTTTCGGTTGACAAGTGTTGATTGGAGGCTTTTTTCCGCTCACTCATAGAACTAATAGAGCTTTAAGGCAAGTGGTGACTACCATTTAAAAGAGTTAAATGAAATGAGCCAATTTTGGTGTGAAGAATATTTTACAGACACCAAGATTCTGGTTTATCTTTGGTTCCTTTTCTTTTGGTGAAGATTTAGGAATTGAAGCATACATCGATTGTGAGTGTGAAACATGCGGGATAAGACCATGAGCTAAACGCCCAGAttgtaaatataatttcttgACATGTGTATGGAAGTGAAAAGGACAAAAGAAACCCTAAGGTCTGTTTTGAACTTCCTggactttatttttttgtgtgtcacATCCTTCTTCACATGGTCTTTAActctctcccttcctttctctttttctctctccatcttttctgCCTCTCTGCAGCGTTTGGGATGTGGTCTCAACGTGTGCGCTTTAAAAGCAGCGACCCCACCTTGGACTCGTCTCTGGTCATCATGAACACAGAGGTCTCCGATGAGGGGAAATACCTCTGCCGCATCAGCACCTTTCCTTCTGGAAACTTTGACAGAGAGATGTCACTCACCGTGTGGAGTGAGTCCCTTCCTTGTGGCAATACGTTAGAAAAAAGATTAGACCAGTCAAGGTTTTTACTgaagaaataaaagtgtgaaaATGTCGCACTAGGATGAAAACTGAAACAAATCAACCACCTTATTTGTCATTGGGGTTTTGTCACACACAAGTTGAGCATTTGTTACATTCTTTATAAGGTAATAATCACCAGCATGGGAAACATAATGCATTTTCATATTATCAAGAACAATAATTcctgttaaaaatgttttagtttttaatttgattagCTCTTTAGagacacaattaaaaaatatatattttccaacatttttacaatattcTTCCACACcaacataataatgttatataacaataattatataacGATAATAATCcttatatatttttgattggttcattattttatatttatctcATAATCttattaagtaagtaagtaataagtaaatAACTATAGCTGACTAGAGTATTTAAAGCCCCTCAAAATTAATAGTTATAACTATATTAATAAACAATTAAAGTTCAAGTTTGAAAAGAATAGAAATTAGTTATTATTCAACACTTAATTTAACACTCAAAAACTTAGCTGGAAATTTGTGACATCACCTTTCTCTAACTAAGCCAATTACATTCTTCTGAAAACTGTGTGTTCATATAGGACCGATTGCTCAAAGTAAGAAGCTGATTGCTAaaagatgtttacagatgtctttaagtctgtgtgtgcattctGCTAAGTATATTGACTTATCATCATTATCTTCACTCTGATCAAACATTGTAACAATCCCCCTTCCAGCCATTCCTATCTCCTCCCTGGACCCTGTGATTCTGCAGGAGGGCCAGACCTACCGACAGGCCGCTTCATGTCGCTCTGTGGCCCGCCCGCCTCCCCACCTCTCCTGGGACACCAACCTGTCTGGCCAGTCCACCAATCGCTCCTCCGACAATGGGGCGGCCACCTCGCACTACTCCCTGCATCCCCTGAGGAGCATGAACGGCAAGAAGCTGGACTGTCTGGTGTGGCATCCGACTTTAAAGGGCCCCCGCAGGCTCAGTAACAAGCTGGTGGTGCACTGTGAGTATTCATCAGAAACATATAACGCCTGTTTTACTTGGAACTGAACTTCATCCAGAAAACACACTCATGGACGCAAtcaaaacatgaagaaaagaaaaacctctTTCAACATTGGTAGCACTTTCAGAGCTTTACTTCCTGATTGTATTGCTATCACTTTAGAGCAGGAAGACTTCATAAGTAATGTATCACACTTGACTCCCAGTGCCTACATTTCTTTACCGTATTAAATGCCCATTCCTCATAACTTCCGAGGTAGAAACTCACAAGAAAAAATAGATCGTAGTTTCTCTTTGTTCCCTAAAACCGAACACATGATCATTCTGTGGTTCGTTACAGGATATGACTTTCTGCCTTTAATACTGTATTTTTAGTTTCTTGTCGAATGTGGCATTCATTGGAAATTGTCTTTCATTACTGCATCAGCTAAAAGCTTGACCAGTCAGCCTTAGCTTCCCTAGCAACATCAGATTCATCTTGTAAATCCCTTCTAATAACACACTTTTATGTGAATCACTCCCTATGCAGTCTTGATCTGTTCTTCATTGCATCTCTGTTTACTTGTGTTTAGTCATATCTGTTTACATCTTATTATTGTtctatgtaaagcactttgtaaacagTGTTGTTCTTCCTCCCAGTCCCTCCACATGCAGAGGTGTCTGGCTACAAGGGAGACTGGTCTGTGGGTTTGGAGAATGCTGCCCTGAGGTGTGTGAGTGGAGGAAACCCCAAACCACAGAGTTTCACCTGGATCAGGTACAGTAGGACCCGCCttcctctctgactgtctgGTAGTCGTGTGACTAACTGTCTGATGTGTCTGGTCACTGTTACTTTTCTCGTAACTTCTGACTGTAATTATGCCATTTTGCTATAATTCCCAGAGGAAATGGGATTGCATCAGTGAGGTTGCATCCAGGTCATCCTCAGAGGCCAAAGTCAAATATGTCCACGTGGATGTCTTCCTTAACATGACTGTGTGCTTGACACTTCAGAAGGCTATCTCAAAAAGTAATTCAAAGCAATATTGACATACACTGTAAACTGTGGGAATCGGTTTAGGGATCTTTTATTATTAGCTCAGTTTAAATAGAGAAGTGTGCCAGTTTCATATCAAGTCATGAGATGTTGTATTAGTCTAACAAATACTTGTGCGCTGGCTGATTAGACTGAATGTACAAATAAAGGACAAACCCTGAAACTGGATGTAACTAAAGTGAATCTACAGCCGTTGGTTAAAGGCACCTTGTGGAATTTTAAACCACAGTTAACGCTTTGGAGCAATTGTATTTATTGGTGGGAGTTCGCTGGTGGCATGATACACAGTCGTGTTGATGGTTTTGATTGACAGTTGGCAGCAGTGATGCGCAAGAAATGTAACAATGGAACTGCAAATGGCAGCGAAGAAGACCGTTAGCGAGAAAACATGGACGCAAACAATCACTCAGGGTGCAGCGAGCACTCCCTGCTGCTGCTTAGCTTGGCTGGCGAGCATGGAGCAGTATTTAATTGCTAAATTGACAAAATATGACGACAGTTATATCGAGATTGGTTTTATTGAGAGGCCAAAATGTACTCAAATTGAAATTATCCCTATGAAACAAATATTAAGGTTGAAAAGTTGAGCATACAAATAGTTCCAATGGCACCTAAGAGAACAAATGGCAATGTTACGATTAAGAGGAAGTCCCTGTTCCCAAAAGGTTTGAGAACCCCTGCTTTAAACAACCTTTTCAGTATTAATTACTTGTCAATGTAGCCTTGTCATTTATATACTTGAAGTTGAAATAACTTATCAGAATGCAATAAGGATTGTTCTCCACATGACTTAACCAAACCAGTGCCGGCATTGTCGCttcctgtgtcctgtgtgtcatTTAGAATGCGGCAAATATCTTTAAACCCAGATGAGGGTTTGACTCAGATGCCTGACTTCTTCCGCTTGAGTCATCCGGTGTCATCTTAAAGCCGTTTGATGTAGTGCATCGATATATATTCTCAGGGAGTGGCGTAGAGTTTGGCTCAAAAAGTGAGCCACAAAAATGACTGGAAGTCTCCCATGGAAGTTTGAGAAGTGACAGTTATGCCCCAAGGGAGAAATTCCTTACACACAGATGGGGCATAGGTACTTCTTTAATCGAAAGAAAATCCAGTAAAGTAATTTGCTGAGGTTTCTTCTGATTTCAGTATTTTCCCAGGTGATGTGAAACTTGCCGTTAGTCACAGGTACACACATTGGTAAAACTGAGGTTTTGTGAGTAAGGCTTACCAGACTCACACCATGCGCACAAGCATACACACTCATGCATGAGCATGtacccacacatacacagaacCAAGTCAGCACTCTCTGGTTACAATCAACCGCTTCTTACTCATGCACGCATttcacaggaacacacacatacacacacgcacacacacacgcacgcatgcacacacacacacacaaatgtgagGCAGCTGCAGCAGCGGGCAAACCGGTTTGCTTTGTCAATAAAAGGCCGCAAGTGAAGTAATAGCTGCTGTCACAGTGTCGTGTTGCGGCTTGTGCCGAGAGCAGACAGATGAGACAGTTTCACacgaaggagggaggaagaggggggtgagaagaaaaagggaaagggAAGAGTAGCCCAATGAGAGAGGGGAATTAGTGGGAGCAGGTAGGCAGAGGGGTTGCGGTTAGCCAAGGGGCAGCGAggcgaggaagaggaagcagaaTGTGTGGATTTGTGTGATGTTAACATGGAGATGTGTCTACTTTATATGTAAAAACCTTTCTGCTAGTGGTAG
This window harbors:
- the fcer1g gene encoding high affinity immunoglobulin epsilon receptor subunit gamma, which encodes MAVWGRSPLLVAIPLWMSFGRAAALAEPYVCYVLDGILFLYGIILTALYCRIKIYNAQQAEAEKPKAKQNAGEGIYMGLNPYTADTYETIGMKK